In Heteronotia binoei isolate CCM8104 ecotype False Entrance Well chromosome 5, APGP_CSIRO_Hbin_v1, whole genome shotgun sequence, the DNA window AGGGCACTCAAACTCACATTTTTATATTTTCCCTGGTACATCCTTGTTTCCAGGTTATGCCACAATCTTCCTTCCACAATGCTGCATTCCTTATGCTCCCTCCCTTGCTGTGTTGTGTGTGTTGAGGGTAACAGGCTGATATCAGTGGGAGGGCAGCATGGCTATGTCAGCATATGCTGATTGGCTACTTCCCTAGCTTCCTGTCACAGGTGCATTGGCAGCATGAGGCACATCGTGATTGGTGGATTACAGTGGAGTTGTTATGGTTTCTATCACACAGGATATTTAGGGGTGCATGCCACATCAGCATTACCTAAGGCTGGATCTAGGGAaggagcagagggggtgcttgccctgggtgctgctGGAgggagggcgccaaattgggtatggagtccattttattctatgggcccataagatagaatgggcccataaggaggccttcggactttgatggaccaaaggtctgattcagtataaggcagcttcatatgttcatatgtcattttttaaaattttgcctccccccccccccaaatgtagaTCTAGTCCTGGCAGTACCCTGGCATGCATTAGCAATGCATTCAGTCTCTGACTAGCAGCTGAATGGACTGTCTACTCTGAAAACTTTTGCACATGACATCAAGTGATACAAAAATTCTATCTGGAGTGCCAGATTATCTGTGATGCATCGTTCACATGTGCAAGTCTGCACTTAATGTGACAGGCTGGTGATGTGCATATGTGTGAATCAGTGCCTAGCCTTACTTCCAAGAATTCACTGGCTGGTTGCTGACACTTCTTCTCCATTTCAGTAATTAGTGTAGCAAGACAGGAGACCTCTGTGGAGAGTTTTGTGAGCAATTCATCTCTCATTTTCAGAAACTTTTCCTTCAACTGCTCCAGTGGGGCAAGGATGAGCTGTTCTTGTTCCTCTAGAAAGCATCTCATCTCTTGAAATACAGACACAGCCTTCTGTTTCTCAGCCTCTATCTTTTTCTGGGATAAAAGGAAATGGTATCAGAATCAGACAGAGGGTGCAGGCATTTTTACAAATTTACATCTTTCAGCATTCATGTGCAGTAAAAATCAGAACAGAACTGATAGATGCAAATCTGATATCTGAATCTATGGCAACATGATGAAGTGATTATAGTGTCAatctaggatctggaagaccaacGTTTGAATCTCTACTCTGCAGTTCAATGACACAGCATTTGCTAAATTTCATGGCAAGCAGAACGATCCAGGCTCAATCGCAGGCATTTTGAGTTAAAAAGAtctggaagcagggaaaggtaaagaccttggcctgaggctcgagagagctgctgtcagtcaaagtagacagaactgacctggatgggccagcgGCCTGATtaagtataatgcagcttcatgtgttcattggagagaaaggtggaaggaaggaaggaaggaaggaaggaaggaaggaaggaaggaaggaaggaaggaaggaaggaaggaaggaaggaaggggcttcccaatccctaggtcccagtgaaggatcccccagttttacaggctccactctgcccccagccagctggccagcggggggatgccctgcccccttagccaccatgcacctctagatctctggtagatgtagaaacctgcaaacaggtcccattttaaaatgtgtgtgtacgcctttaaatttgagcaggaagtacttcatggtgaagggtcagcagcagagccttGTGAGAGCACAGCCCTTCCatctgttttgctttcatttcagagcaagtgtatgtgtgagagagaaagcagcGTAGCCCCTATACTTTTCAGATGTCATTATGGAGGAACCAGACTCAGtaagtgagtgtgtgagagagagcatgcacagcccctgtacttttcagaagtcttcgTAGGGGAGCCAGTAAGTgcgtgtgtctgtctctgtgcttgttttgcattgttttcagagtctttgtataggaacctgtttatgggatggaggaaaacgccacctctctctctttttatttgccaggctgaagaacagcagttcctgtgagtaaagctccagtgagatcacaaaaatgtgagcttgcaaactctgtgcattttgactgctttttgtgtgtttacactttcattgactagaattgcagctgggggatgaggaaatgatgactattccgGTGaattgcactgctgcatttttatgtatttatgttggaaatgggaaagtctggctccgcctccaaagtctcctgactccacccccaaagtccccagatattttctgaattagacttggcaacccaaggaaggaaggaaggaaggaaggaaggaaggaaggaaggaaggaaggaaggaaggcaatatCAGAAATTAATGGGAGTACATATCAGTCTACTGGGAACCTCTGTTTCTGATATCAAAGTCACCATCCTTAACAAAAGATTGTCAAAGGGAAACTCCAGAGGACTCCAGAGGAAAGGACTGATTTAGAATTTATTCAAAGGTTTCAAACTCCTCCCTCTTGAGTTGAAGTGGTTTAGGATTTTGATCTCActatcagttagggttgccagcctccagatggtgcctgaagatctcccagaattctgaCTGAtaggctatagagatcagttcccctggggggaatggctgctttggaaggtagactcgatggcattataccttcctgaggtagggttgccaagtccaattgaagaaatagctggggactttgggggtggagccaggagactttgggagtggagccaggagatgttaggggtggagccaagaccaaggctgtgacaagcgccgcagcctcaggttcccgcgccgcagccgcactagcagctgtccctccctcctcctcccgctcgtcctccccgcccctcggccgccgcctgaggctggaggcctgggtgaagcagggcggtggcgcgggcatggagagcggggccgggggctcggggcctcctcctcggcctccggtgctgccgcgctggtgctggcgaggctgtgctgcaccccttcaagaggtccctcaccgccctgggccgcgcctggctccgccgcctccgctgctcCGGCGCGCCCGTTCTCCTCGCcacgctcctgctgcccctctgctgcgccaacgccgccagccagcgaggccctcagccgacagctcctccgccgcctcctcctgctgctgggcgccggcgggcccgcTGCCTATggcctcactgggcggggagggggcggcagcggcgcggtggcctcgcacGCTCcgggacggggcggctcgccatttcccccctctccccccgcttccattttttgggggagcaggggaagagggtggaaatcctggggtcccccgccagggcgggagggttgggacccctatccTGAGGTCCcaacccaggctccaccccccaagtcttcaggaatttctcagcttGGAGCAGACAACCCTATCCTCAGAAAACATGAGACTCCACACTTATTAGGGGGGTTAACTGTCTTATCATAACTAGTGAATGGTCTCTGTATTTTCCCTGATTAAATATGAATTTTGTTGTGTACGTGTGACTCTGTGTTTCATGTGcattgttagttcctgcctggctcattggagcctttaggactgagcttggggacttgggaacaatgggaagctggATCCAAATGTCTGCTTCCCCAgtccaatcaccagccccctgctggttcaaatgacccaatggtgttctagcgcgggaactttggagtgtatatagttggccccattggcccaattTAGCAGTCTTAGTAAAGCGctgccatgctgtaatcacaataaagagctttgattcaAAACTACCAAGTCCGCTCATGCATCAAGCCCACTATTTAACACATTTTAAACAATCACATTTCACTCTATATTTCCTGTATTTCATGCCCCTTGATCCTGCTGTcttttccccccaccaaaaaaaccacctcatatgcaggggtcattttgtagaaaaagaggtaccagagctcattagcaaaactcatttgcatgagtTCTCCTAATGACATCACCATTGACATCACCAGAatgtgcactaaattatatcagctcagcatctgccttaaaatgattcttgaattataattgccataataaaactttgctcccatcatactttttcagttactttctcctatgcaaccacagtggcatgatgacgctttctgtctgtctgctttatatgttttggttattttcccatttccccccattttttgtggtggggggggatattagaaagtttgtcagattgtagaattcagcaaaattctcacagggggtttggaacccagaagcaagcatGTTTTGGGTGAGcagggtttaagaaagaaagagcacaataaaatttagaggttccagagctccactcctgtgaaatcctgcccaaaatgaggcctgctcataTACATAATAAGAGTGCATAGTGAGGATTCAGTAACAGCCCATAAAATCTtatcctggaataaaatgttggtaGTTTTTCTTTAAGGCgcctgtttattttttttttctgcaatgGACTAACACAGGAATCTGTAACAATAACAGATAACACAGGGAATAGTTCTATAGGAAAACTCTGGAATTCGGACTGTACCATTTGTTGCTTTATGTGatcatcacagctgatttatggcaactccataagattttcaaggcaagagatggtcagaggtggtttgccattgccttcctccaagtcatggatggtctcccatccaaatactagccagggttaaccctgcttcgtttccaagatctgacaagattgggctagcctgggccagggcattttttgtataaaaagcccagtaggaactcatttgcatattaggcctcactccctgacatcatcagtgtttcacacagggcttgttgtggaaaagcccagcaggaacatatttgcatattaggccacaccccctgatgccaagccagtcaggactgcgttcctgtgtgttcctgctcaaaaaaaaaagccctggcctgggctttccagattagagcctgtgaGGTCATACTCTATAATAATATAGGCCAATCATCCAGTGCCTTTGCAAGCCAATGTAACTCACAATATTCTTCTGGCATTTGCGCTTCCCAGCTGTATGAAATTTCTCCtgttctcttttctcttcctttaGGATACTCAAGTGAATTTGAATTTTTTCCTGAGAGGGCAAAGAAGGTGTTAGGAAACCGAGATTCCAAGATTAGCAGGTCACAACCCTCacctacattttaaaaagaatttcaaaaccagattttttttttgcggggttgGGGTGGGCAGTGTCTTGTGAACTGTAGAGAAATGTGTTTTACTTTGGAGAGTTGGACTGGACAAAAAAACAAGCGGGAAGAAGGAAGCGGTCGGGTTGATTGTTCTTTAGTAATACCCagccaaacactttagaaatgctaaAGTTCTCCCTGGCCAGAGACAATTAAATGGTCAGCTCTCACCTTCAGTTAAACAGTCCAGACTCATGCAGGATAAATCTAAGCACCTGCTTCTAttagcactaaaaaaaaaaaaattaattgatgcaagctgctttgggagaCAGTTTTTGTCTGAAAAGTCAGATGAGAATGAATAAAATATATAGATCATTTTGTCCCTAGAGAAATATACCAGAGAGAACCCTGCTATTAGTTTATCCCGTTTTTAAATCTAGactgctttttttcttctttcaaacACTTCTCTAAAATATTAACAATTAATAAATGTACTTTGTTGATGAACAAAAAAACTAGCTGTTATGCTGCTAAAGAATTCTCTTTAATGTTTTCTTGAGTTTATTCATTCTACAGGCAGACTAACCTCAGCTGGCTGGGGAATAAAGTTCACTTTAATTTCCTGGGCATCCCAGCACATTTTCACTAGAAGTCTATTGGCTGAATATTTCCAGATATGAACGGCGTGTCCCTAAGGCCTGACTCAGACAAACAAAGTTTGTCTTAATATCTGACTTTTGGCCTCATAGTTTGACTCTTGTATGCAAGAATCATATATAGCCTGTTGCAGTAAAACAAGACAGTTATAACGATGGCACCTTTACAGGCTAACTGGTTAACTGTGGCATGAGGGATTTTTTTTCAAAGGTAAGAGCTTCTCATATCCCAATGAATCAGATGAGCCAGTGTGGAGTATTGGTTAATGTGTTGGACTGAGAAGACACTGGTTCAAACCCCTACTTTGTCATCAAACCTCACTGCATGACCTGGAGTCAGCCACTCTTTCAGTCTATCCTACTCCGATTGTTTGGGGAAGATAAAAAGATGAGAACCATATATGTCATCCCATTCTGGAGGAAGGGTAGGAAAAAATATACTAGTGTCTCAGAACTAGCTGCCTCAGAACACTTAGCACTGCAAATGACATTGAACACCCATAACTAGACAGAGAGATCCCACCTTATAATCCTGAGCAGCTTCCTCTATGGGAAAGACAGTGTGGTCTCTGTGTTCCCGGGACAGATGGCAGATGAGACAAATGGGAGTTTGGTCTTCCTCACAGAAGAGTTTCAGACCCTCCTGATGCCTTTCACAtgctctctcctcccctgctggcaTCACCTGCTCAGCCTTCATCTGCTTGACAATCTTGACAAGGTTCGCCATCTGCTTGTTTGGCCTGAAGCTTCTTTGCTGAGTCGTTTCTCGGCACTGAGGACAGGTCGTGGAAGCCTCCAGAGTTTCCCAGTACTGGGCTATGCAGGCTTGGCAGAAATTGTGTCCACAGTTGAGGGTCACAGGCTCTCTAAAATATTCCAAGCAGATGGAACAAGTAGCTTCATCTTGGAAACTCTTTGTAGGGCTCTTGGTAGCCATGGTGCTCTGGAGAGGCTCTGGCAGGCTAAAGCTTCCACAGAGCTTAGATATATGCCTAGTCTACCACGTGTCATGTTTATTTCCTGGAAATGGTGTGTATTCCTCTTTTTTCTGTAACTTGATGCCTGTGGCAGAAACTAAAAACTGAAAGAAGGCAAGGTATACGCAACAGAACAAAAGCCAGCTTATTGGAGGTGAATAAAGAAGTGTGATTACTTGCAAGAAACCACGCTCCTAGCAGTGAGTTTCATCCAAGATTGCATAAGGGGAAATCTACTGGCTCAGGCAAAAGGACttcttagtccagcatcctgtccccaGCAGAGGTCAGTTGGATGTCTCCTGGAAGCTGACAAAGAAGCAGTGTCACCGTGGGCTCCCCGGGATTCCCTTTTCTTCCCTCAAACCACCCAGACCCAACACAAACAGTACAAGAAAAGCAGCATCACAACTTGCCCAGCTCCTTGGCAAATTGTAATACCCCAAAATTCTATTTATGAAAGCATTAATACCTCAATTTTTATCCCCAATGGGATAAAAGGcagcttcccctcctccacttcatcCTCACAATAACAACACTGTGGGGCACATGAGACTGATAGCAAGTGATTGGTAGGCTTACCAGGTGCCCATTAATGATGCGCAAACTCCTGATAATTATTGCTGATGCCTGTCAATGCTCATCTGGTCAGTATGTAGAAGCTGGGTGGCAAATGGCAATCTTCAttgctgcatgatgatgtcacttctagcgTGACCCAGAAGTGAAGACATTGCATTCTAGGGGTGTTCAGAGTTTTGAGGTACATACTAGAGCATTACCCCAGTGTGATCCCAGCATTTCTGGatcacatcagaagtgacatcatcatggaacAATAAAGATTGCCACCCTCTCGCAGTAAGCACTTGTTGCCCCTCATCTCTTACTGGTTACCATAGCTGAGTGAAAATTTGAACTTCCAAATTCTTCCATATCCTAGCTCAGAGATTCCTAGCATTTTTGAGTGTGTGGGCACCTTTGGGGGTCTGACACAGGGTAGTGGGTGcatctacaaaatggctgccacaagaggcagaacCAGTCACCAAACAACTACCACACAaagcggagccaaccacaaaatgttagGGACTGAGGTCATGCATACCTTTAATTCTTAACATGTCAGGCAGAAACTCTGTTTGACAGGATACTGTTCAGAGTaaacatattgttttaaaatagtGACCGATttagcacacagcttaccccacagtcacattcctgttctctgcgcagagtccgtcagatttcccactatctgcgctggagttacaggaagtgctgtggcttttgcatagcaaacgtaaactgggttttagcagtttacatttgctacatgAAAGCcatgacacttcctgtaactccggcgcagatatgggaaatccgaaggacgctacgcagagaacaggaacgtgaccgcgtggtaagctgtgtgtgaaatcgGTAATTTTCCTGCACctttacctggatagcccaggcaagcccgatatcatcagatctcagaaggtaagcagggttgactctggcaagtacttgaatgggagaccaccttggaataccagtagtCACGCACAACAACAGGGACAGGCTttcttcagccacctctctgtatATCCTCCAtgttcccagtaggggtcagtcaccagaggtcaccatgacttccaggtgtgctcgtgtgtgcacatgcacagacacacacaaaatgtaAAAATGCAAAAACACAGCTTACCTTTAGTCATGAAGTGAAGAGTCTTGTACCACCGACGTCTGCCCTGTAAAAGACGATTTCCCTTTAAACGATTGAAGAAAAGAGGAGGCCTGCATAAGCTGCATCTGGGACATAATGACATCACcggggctggctctgccactaggcaatttagGCCTGGGCTGGGCTCCCAGGGGCACTGAATCGGCCATCATCCACATGACTGCGAAGTCTTGCAGGTAGTATGCTGTGGCAGTTCCTGGGACAGTGATGTCAGATCTGGTCACTTTCCCCTTGCCTTTCCCTGTGCTGCCAGAGAGGGCATTGTACTGATGCAGACCGCAGCCCTCCCATTCAGCCCATGTGTGCAACTGACTCGTCACCCAACTGACTCAAGTCTGCACAGCAGGAGCCTTgtgcagctgctgcctgctggtgTTGCCTCTCTCCTAGTCCACCTGTGCCACCAGGCCCACACCGTGAGTACCCAGTGGGAGCGGGTGAGAGGCAAAGGGGCCAGTCACAGCAGCAGACCTCGCACCTGAAGGACTGGtgggtgagcagagcttggaggcTCAGGTCTGCTGGTGGAGGTGAAGGGAGGGCAGCTGCTGAGGCGGCAGACAGGCGTGCCCCAGGGACCCTCCTGAAGGCCGCATACTGTGTTGAATGGAAGAGGGATGGTGGAGCTGGTTGCCCACTTGCCTTTAGCAGGTAGGAATCCTCTTGGCTGCTCTGGAGGAGCTGCAAGGAGAGGACTGGAACTCCTccaacatctcttgccttcagaGAAGGCACCAGGCTTCCGTGGACTCCTTCTGCAGCTTGCCCCAGGGTCTTGTCTCAGGGCTGGTGTTCCAGCTTTGAATCAACCTTCTCGAAATGCAAAGTGGACCAGATAACTTTGACGCTCTTCCAGCCGAGCTTCTTTGCTGGCGGAGAAGCCGATTTTCATGCCATCTGGTATGATAAACCTCATGAGCATCTGTTTTGGCCCAGCATGCCAACTTATGGCTGTAACTTATAGCTCCTGCTTGACAGATTGTCGGGTGACAGGTGAGCGTTGAGCTGGAGAAGGCAAAGATTGTCGTTAAATACCCACACCAGTATTCAACAGTAACTTCCCTTTAGGTTGTGACACTGGCTGTTTCCAGTGAATTTTGTGCAATTCAGGAAAACACCTAGTGATTCTGCAGggtctcttcctctcttccttaatctggggggagggagataggCAACGATGCATATCCATGGAAACACCCTGTGCCTACTAAGCTTGAGAGAatgtcagatttatttatttattactttgtgtAAGCCTCTACTTCCTCCTAGTCTTCACTCTCTTCTCTCCCAGCAGTTTCTGCTTCACTTTCCTCCTTCAAGTGAATTGGAAACTTAAGGAAGGGAAACTTACACCAGCAGAGACCTACACTTTCGTGCAACAGGAAGCACAAAGAAGCCTGTCTGCTGGCCTTACTCATAGGTTCTCACTAAACTATGTCACAGATTGTTGGAATTAATGTGATTTAAGCTGACAGCATCTCAGAGAAAACGAGCCACCCTTTTTCTGCTCTCTTTCTATCTATTGCAGTGCTGTTCCAGTGATGTGAGAGGCAGCCAGGATGCCCGGATTCCCTTGGAGAATCCAAGCAGGGCTGGGATTGTTGGGCATTGTTTTCCAGCTGAAAATTTGCTCtctttttttgcccattgaaaaTTCCATTGTGTGAAAAAGGCAGACCTCTTAAACATTTACTGTTTTGCACAGTCTGCAGAATGACAGAAGCGGAGGGGCCTTCCTGACCACCTCTAGCTGGCCACTCCATAAGGCGGGAGCCGCCATAGAGAAGGCACATGAACAGGCTGTTACCAATTTACGCATTTGCAGGAGGGCATCTTCAGAAAGCTTCCCTCACATCAGCAAAGCTGCCACTCTGGTGCATAGCGAGAGAGGTGGTCTTGGAGGTTTCTGGGTCCATGGTGATGAAGAGTTTTTttggtgatggccagaactggagCCTGTGCTCGGCTCGTAATTCTCCTATTACACCCTGCTGCTAGGATAAGAACCACAGAGGGCTGTGTCATGCTTGCATGCTGTTGTATGGCCTCAAATACTTTCTGTGTGCAAACATAGCAGCAGAAATAAACAAGGAGGCTGGGATGTTCAGCTCAAAACTGAATGTGGCTACATGGGGactgtttcagagggcagccatgtttgtctCCAGGCTCAGCTAtgttcaagtccagcagcaccttagagaccaacaatatttttggAGCATAAGTGTTCAAGAGTCAACACTCCCTTCCTTAGATATatgtggactgtgtggcattttCTTCTGTgtgagctaggcttgccaatccccaggtcccagcgggggttcttatttatttatttatttatttatttatttatttgagatttatatcccgcccttcccacgaatggctcagggcggcttccaacaatttaatcaaacataaaatttaaacaatattaagtataaaacaattaaatatttaaacagttaaaactttaaaacagcatatttcaatttcctgtaaacagatggctggccagttacatcagttgtcatcatagctaggtgtaggctagccggaagagggtcgtcttacaggccctgcggaactgcgccaagtcccgcagggccctcacctcttccggcagctgattccaccatacgggggccataacggagaaagccctttctctggtggctttcagacgggcttcttttggcccggggatagtgaggagattttgtgttcctgacctcagtgctctctggggaacatgtggggagagacggtccttcaggtaggcaggtcccaggccatatagggctttaaaggtaataaccagcaccttgtaccggactcggtatatcactggaagccagtgcagagtccggagacccggccggatgtgtccccactttgggagacccaataacagccgggccgcagcattctgcaccagctgcagtttccgggtccgggacaagggcagccccatgtagagggcattgcagtagtccaaccttgaggtgaccgtagcatggatcactgttgctaggtcgtcgcattccagaaagggggccagctgccttgcccgcctaagatgaaaaaatgcggacttggcagcggctgctatctgagcctccatccttaaggaaggctccaacagcacccccaagctcttgaccctgtccgccgccatcagcggcgcaccgtcaaaagccggtagggagatccccctccccaggccgcggcgacccaagcaaaggacctctgtcttcgtaggatttagcttcagcccactcagtctgagccactcagccacggcccgtaatgcctggtcaagattttccggggcgcagacaggttggccatccatcagtagatagagctgggtgtcatcagcatactggtgacatccaagcccataccttcgggcaatctgggcaagaggccgcatgtagatgttaaataacatcggggagagaaccgccccctggggcacaccacaatcaagtgtgcgcctccgggatagctcccccccaattgcgaccctttgtccccgaccttccaggaaagaggaaagccactgtaaggccaacccctgaatccccgcgtcggcgaggcggcacgtcagtagccgatggtcgaccgtgtcgaacgcagccgacaggtccaacaacatcagcaccgccgagccaccccgatccaggtgccattgaaggtcatccaccagggcaaccaacttctgctttcccaagctccttgacgcccccagtcagctggccagcggggggaagcctcacccccagaggaccatgtgccttttcccctccggaggcttcagtctccaattgaaaggcttcctcttgggatggtgtgtctgtgttacttggaagaagttggcagcaactcgtgagtagagaagccaatcccccttcagagtcaccagaaacggtgtgtgtgtgtggggggggaatgtctgctgagcacttcattattccttatgtggagatcaattctcgcagggtataatgggaaattgatctggaggtttcagggactctccccaaagtaccccccaagtttcaaaatggaccagggggtccaattctatgagccccaaaagaaggtgcccctatccttcattatttcctatggaaggaagacatttaaaaaggtgtgatgtccctttaaatgtgaatagccagaactcccttggagttcaattatgcttatcacacccttgttcctggctccgccccaatgtctcctggctgcacctccaaagtccccagatatttcttgaattggacttggcaaccctagtgtgagcTGGCATGGTGTAATAgtttgactaggatctgggagatccaggttcacatccccacactgccatggaagctcactaagTGAGCTTGCCCCaggcacacactctcagcctaacctacttcacaaagttgttgcgagaataaaatggagaaaaaaatgaTACAAGCTATGTtcgatccccattgg includes these proteins:
- the LOC132571975 gene encoding zinc finger protein RFP-like produces the protein MATKSPTKSFQDEATCSICLEYFREPVTLNCGHNFCQACIAQYWETLEASTTCPQCRETTQQRSFRPNKQMANLVKIVKQMKAEQVMPAGEERACERHQEGLKLFCEEDQTPICLICHLSREHRDHTVFPIEEAAQDYKEKIQIHLSILKEEKREQEKFHTAGKRKCQKNIKKIEAEKQKAVSVFQEMRCFLEEQEQLILAPLEQLKEKFLKMRDELLTKLSTEVSCLATLITEMEKKCQQPASEFLEDIRSTLNKCQQKEVQKPADIPPELEKSLVNLSEQNAVLTTAFKKCKDLLSSELKKYDPDVYEMGKIKHKVYGYLS